From the genome of Alistipes sp. ZOR0009, one region includes:
- a CDS encoding PaaI family thioesterase, which translates to MANIKITVDTPLEQVEELLKGTLVDNLGIRITEFDQGRVVATMPVDHRTIQPAQILHGGATIALAETVSGFGSMLLIDGDNETSRGIQLSTSHISSATSGFVTGIATIVHKGRTTHIWDVNVYQEKRLISVIRVTNMIIKDNNGSVSK; encoded by the coding sequence ATGGCAAATATTAAAATTACCGTTGACACTCCGCTCGAACAGGTTGAAGAACTTCTGAAGGGAACGCTGGTTGATAATTTGGGTATTAGGATTACGGAATTTGACCAAGGCAGGGTAGTTGCAACGATGCCAGTGGATCATCGCACCATTCAGCCTGCGCAGATTCTTCATGGTGGAGCAACGATTGCGCTTGCCGAAACCGTATCAGGGTTTGGTTCTATGCTGCTGATCGATGGTGATAACGAAACATCAAGAGGAATACAGCTCTCTACAAGCCACATTTCTAGCGCTACTTCTGGGTTTGTTACTGGAATTGCGACTATTGTTCATAAAGGACGTACTACCCATATTTGGGATGTAAACGTGTATCAAGAGAAACGTTTAATTTCGGTTATTCGTGTAACCAACATGATAATAAAGGATAATAATGGGAGTGTTTCAAAGTAA
- a CDS encoding isochorismate synthase, with product MGVFQSKYAHLLDRLVEHGISFACYFLPNATEPTLVVEDAPAILDGYHQLNGKHGFVFAPFNASEANPIVLFPSGRVASGFNVDIDVSADGKGLVSFTSENSTSFTCYSKTFSCFMEQLKAERFAKLVLSRRQVVERNEQSVGSLFLKANSSYPSAFTYLVNAPQCGLWLGATPELLLRGRDEVFQTVALAGTMPVVNGISDYQWNEKNREEQQMVTDYIADQLAKCGINNVDIEGPITVKAGAVVHLKTQFAFSCNEDINLGKLVETLHPTPAVCGLPKEDSLRFIVESESHDRSYYTGFVGVISNNRETDLYVNLRCMKVTQNQLILFAGGGITSKSIGEKEWAETEHKLQTLLSIIP from the coding sequence ATGGGAGTGTTTCAAAGTAAATACGCCCATCTTTTAGATAGGTTGGTGGAGCATGGTATCAGTTTTGCTTGCTACTTTTTGCCAAATGCTACAGAACCAACGTTGGTTGTAGAAGACGCACCAGCTATTTTAGATGGCTATCATCAGCTGAATGGTAAGCACGGTTTTGTGTTTGCGCCTTTCAACGCTAGCGAGGCTAATCCGATTGTTCTTTTCCCTTCGGGAAGGGTAGCGTCTGGTTTTAATGTGGATATAGATGTTTCTGCTGATGGAAAGGGTTTGGTTTCTTTCACATCCGAAAACTCAACCTCCTTTACCTGCTATAGTAAGACCTTTAGTTGCTTTATGGAGCAGCTAAAAGCTGAACGATTTGCAAAGCTTGTGCTTTCTCGTAGGCAGGTGGTAGAACGTAACGAACAAAGTGTTGGATCTTTATTCTTAAAAGCCAACAGCTCCTACCCATCTGCGTTTACCTATTTGGTAAATGCGCCTCAATGTGGGTTGTGGCTTGGCGCCACTCCCGAGTTGCTACTCAGGGGGCGTGATGAGGTCTTTCAAACGGTGGCACTAGCAGGGACAATGCCTGTGGTCAACGGAATTTCCGATTACCAATGGAACGAAAAGAATAGGGAAGAGCAACAGATGGTGACCGATTATATTGCAGATCAACTTGCGAAATGTGGAATTAACAATGTTGATATTGAAGGTCCCATAACTGTAAAGGCTGGAGCCGTGGTGCATCTTAAAACGCAATTTGCGTTTAGCTGCAATGAAGATATAAATCTTGGGAAATTGGTGGAAACGTTACATCCAACTCCTGCTGTTTGTGGTCTTCCTAAAGAGGATTCGTTGCGCTTTATCGTAGAGTCCGAGTCTCACGATCGTAGTTACTATACTGGTTTTGTGGGGGTAATAAGTAATAATCGGGAAACTGATTTATATGTAAATTTGAGGTGCATGAAGGTGACCCAAAATCAGCTGATTCTTTTTGCCGGTGGAGGAATAACCTCCAAGTCAATAGGAGAGAAGGAGTGGGCAGAGACGGAGCATAAGCTGCAGACTCTACTTTCTATAATACCATAG
- a CDS encoding M64 family metallopeptidase has translation MKRILPLILIICAFLTAESKAQIRYDDYFTSKSLRIDFLLAGDCSYQKVFIDKYSEEPIWAGTRTNLIPSFEYGEYQFRAYDKASGTEIFRYGFSTLFMEWRSTLEAKSVPRAYPQVVTMPYPKNTIEVEFFERNKADGKWVSMLKSTIDPASMFISKESKASYPRVKIVDGGTPENKVDMVFVAEGYTKDQMAKFEKDVRFMVDYFFQREPYKSRKGDFNVWAVMSPSESVGPDNPGKNYWSRTPMASTFYTFGTDRYLTTSDYKAVRDVVWDVPTDAIFILTNTEVYGGGGIYNYYAMASSDNRYRGEVMIHEFGHSFAGLGDEYFDSETAYEDFYNLKVEPWEPNITTLVNFGAKWKNMLPANTPIPTPVDLTQPRKLGVYEGGGYMSKGIYRPIDKCQMRVNTKDGFCPVCQQAISNAIDYFVK, from the coding sequence ATGAAAAGAATACTCCCTTTAATTCTAATAATTTGTGCCTTTTTAACAGCAGAATCGAAGGCTCAAATTCGTTACGATGATTACTTCACCAGCAAGTCTTTACGTATAGATTTTTTGTTGGCAGGTGATTGCAGCTACCAGAAAGTTTTTATCGATAAATATTCGGAGGAGCCCATTTGGGCTGGAACTCGAACAAACCTTATACCTTCCTTTGAGTATGGGGAGTATCAGTTTAGGGCTTACGACAAGGCTTCAGGGACGGAAATTTTTCGTTATGGATTTAGTACCTTATTTATGGAATGGCGTAGTACGCTAGAGGCGAAGTCTGTACCAAGGGCTTACCCTCAGGTTGTTACAATGCCTTACCCTAAAAATACTATTGAGGTGGAGTTTTTTGAACGTAACAAGGCTGATGGTAAATGGGTTTCCATGCTAAAAAGTACCATAGATCCTGCTAGCATGTTCATTAGTAAGGAGTCAAAGGCTAGCTATCCAAGGGTGAAAATCGTGGATGGAGGCACTCCCGAAAATAAGGTGGATATGGTTTTTGTTGCAGAGGGATACACTAAGGATCAAATGGCGAAGTTTGAAAAGGATGTTCGTTTTATGGTTGACTATTTTTTTCAGCGCGAGCCATATAAATCGCGCAAGGGAGATTTCAATGTTTGGGCTGTGATGTCGCCATCAGAAAGCGTCGGACCCGACAATCCTGGCAAGAACTACTGGAGTCGTACTCCCATGGCGTCGACCTTTTATACTTTTGGAACAGATCGATACCTAACTACCTCCGACTATAAAGCTGTTCGTGATGTGGTTTGGGATGTGCCTACTGATGCTATTTTCATCCTCACCAATACAGAGGTTTATGGAGGTGGTGGTATTTACAACTACTATGCCATGGCGTCGTCCGACAATCGTTATAGAGGAGAGGTGATGATTCATGAGTTTGGCCACTCGTTTGCGGGATTGGGCGACGAATATTTTGATTCGGAAACAGCCTATGAAGATTTCTACAACCTAAAGGTTGAGCCTTGGGAGCCTAATATTACCACATTGGTAAACTTTGGCGCTAAGTGGAAAAATATGCTTCCAGCCAACACTCCAATCCCAACGCCAGTAGATCTTACTCAGCCTCGAAAGTTGGGAGTTTATGAAGGAGGTGGATATATGTCAAAGGGGATTTACCGTCCAATTGATAAATGCCAAATGAGGGTAAACACCAAAGATGGATTTTGTCCGGTATGCCAGCAGGCCATCTCTAACGCAATAGACTATTTCGTAAAGTAG
- a CDS encoding mechanosensitive ion channel family protein has protein sequence MNSLSKQAEIAASEGGNLIHQFQDLLAKWGVPESIIMFTRVAASVIIIIFVAYLAKVLTDAIILKVINLITKRTKSLWDDYLVERKVFRRLSNLIPALIAYHLIEIALTDFNSIYYEIVHVVIKCYAIFVVMWTLDAFLSAANDIYMTTEMAKDRSIKGYIQVGKIIVYFVGSIVIIAVLIGKNPSSLFLGLGTFAAVLMLVFKDTILGLVASVQLSANDLVKIGDWIEMPNRKVDGKVMDISLTSVKVQNWDFSINSIPTYALVSESFQNWRGMELAEGRRFRNSIYVDVNTVRLCSDELLKNLEKFPILRPYLAEIRANIAINEEVENNGEHEITMGTRPSNLSVFRKYVELSLRNNPEINQNLALLVRYQLTLDNGVPVEYICFSKKKDANDFEEVKSAILEHLWSVLPEFKLSPFQNPTGNDFRALFEKKS, from the coding sequence ATGAATTCATTATCAAAACAGGCCGAAATAGCAGCATCAGAAGGTGGAAATTTAATACATCAGTTTCAAGATCTCCTAGCAAAGTGGGGAGTTCCTGAAAGTATTATCATGTTTACCCGAGTAGCAGCAAGTGTCATTATCATCATATTCGTTGCCTACCTCGCAAAAGTTCTTACCGACGCGATTATTCTAAAAGTAATCAACCTAATTACCAAGCGCACCAAATCGCTTTGGGACGACTACCTTGTAGAACGTAAAGTTTTTAGGCGCCTGAGCAACCTGATACCCGCCCTAATCGCCTACCACCTAATAGAAATTGCCCTTACCGACTTCAACTCGATCTACTACGAAATTGTCCATGTAGTGATTAAATGCTACGCTATATTCGTCGTAATGTGGACGTTAGATGCATTCCTATCAGCAGCCAACGACATCTACATGACTACAGAAATGGCCAAAGATCGTTCCATCAAAGGTTATATTCAGGTTGGGAAGATTATCGTCTACTTTGTTGGATCCATCGTTATTATCGCGGTGCTAATTGGTAAAAATCCGTCATCCCTATTTTTAGGATTAGGAACATTTGCAGCTGTGCTAATGTTGGTATTCAAAGACACCATTTTGGGGTTGGTAGCCTCAGTTCAGCTGTCGGCTAACGACTTGGTAAAGATTGGCGACTGGATAGAGATGCCCAACAGAAAGGTTGACGGAAAAGTAATGGACATAAGCCTCACCTCTGTAAAGGTTCAAAACTGGGATTTTTCGATCAACTCAATTCCCACCTATGCGCTAGTTTCCGAGAGTTTTCAAAACTGGAGAGGAATGGAACTTGCAGAAGGACGCCGATTCAGAAACTCCATCTACGTAGATGTTAATACGGTACGCCTTTGTAGCGATGAGCTGCTTAAAAACTTAGAAAAGTTTCCAATTCTCCGCCCATATCTTGCAGAAATAAGAGCGAATATCGCGATTAACGAGGAGGTTGAGAACAACGGAGAACATGAAATCACCATGGGAACGCGCCCTTCAAACCTTAGCGTATTCCGAAAATATGTAGAGCTATCGCTTCGAAACAACCCTGAAATCAACCAAAACTTAGCATTGCTAGTTCGCTACCAGCTAACACTTGACAATGGAGTACCAGTAGAATATATCTGCTTCTCGAAAAAGAAAGACGCCAATGACTTTGAGGAAGTAAAATCGGCGATTCTTGAACATCTGTGGTCTGTTCTTCCAGAGTTTAAGCTATCTCCTTTCCAAAATCCAACAGGAAACGATTTTAGAGCGCTATTTGAGAAGAAGAGCTGA
- a CDS encoding acetyl-CoA hydrolase/transferase family protein — MDWQTVYQQKLTAASEAVKAIKSNDQLVFGHAAGAPVEIEKALVANKDSYSNVRIFHMVSLGPGEYAKPEMEGHFIHNTTFVGGNTRKAVEENRGEFIPCFFYQVPELFKSGEVPVDVAVIHVSRPNAEGYCSFGVSCDYTKPAAEMAKIVIAEANDKMPFVGGDNLIHVSKIDYIVETSNPIFELPSPRIGEVELAIGRHCANLVEDGSTLQLGIGGIPDAVLMSLKDKKDLGIHTEMFSDCAVELIEMGVINGSKKSIHQGQHVSTFLMGGEKLYDFVNNNDKVKLFPVDYVNHPTVVMQNHKMVSINSCIEVDLMGQVVSEAIGLKQFSGVGGQVDYVRGASMAVDGKSIMAMPSTTAKGTVSKIVPFIAEGAAVTTSRNDVDYVVTEFGAAKLKGKTLKERALSLIAIAHPDFRDSLMVEFNKRFGRK; from the coding sequence ATGGATTGGCAAACGGTATATCAACAGAAGTTGACAGCTGCAAGTGAGGCAGTAAAAGCAATCAAAAGCAACGATCAGCTGGTATTTGGACATGCTGCTGGTGCGCCTGTTGAGATTGAAAAGGCCTTAGTTGCAAATAAGGATAGCTATAGCAATGTTCGCATCTTCCATATGGTTAGTCTAGGTCCTGGCGAATACGCTAAGCCTGAGATGGAAGGGCATTTTATACATAATACCACCTTTGTAGGGGGCAACACCCGCAAGGCTGTCGAAGAAAATAGGGGCGAATTTATCCCTTGCTTCTTTTATCAGGTTCCCGAACTTTTTAAAAGCGGAGAGGTGCCTGTTGATGTTGCAGTGATTCATGTTTCACGTCCAAATGCTGAAGGGTACTGCAGCTTTGGGGTATCGTGCGACTACACTAAGCCAGCAGCCGAAATGGCTAAGATCGTAATTGCTGAGGCAAACGATAAGATGCCTTTTGTTGGTGGCGACAACCTGATTCATGTCTCTAAAATTGACTACATCGTAGAGACTTCAAACCCAATCTTTGAGCTGCCATCTCCAAGAATCGGAGAGGTGGAGCTGGCTATTGGTCGCCATTGTGCGAACTTGGTTGAAGATGGTTCTACGCTACAGCTTGGCATTGGAGGTATTCCTGACGCTGTGCTTATGTCGCTTAAGGATAAAAAGGATTTGGGTATTCATACCGAAATGTTTTCCGATTGCGCGGTAGAGCTTATCGAGATGGGCGTTATTAATGGAAGTAAAAAGTCAATTCACCAAGGTCAGCACGTTTCTACTTTCCTAATGGGGGGGGAAAAGTTATACGACTTTGTGAATAACAACGATAAGGTAAAATTATTCCCCGTAGATTACGTTAACCACCCAACGGTAGTAATGCAGAACCACAAAATGGTTTCCATCAACTCGTGCATCGAGGTAGATTTGATGGGACAGGTGGTTTCTGAAGCTATCGGTCTAAAGCAATTTAGTGGAGTGGGCGGACAGGTAGACTACGTACGTGGTGCAAGCATGGCCGTTGATGGAAAGTCGATCATGGCTATGCCATCTACAACTGCAAAAGGTACAGTTTCGAAGATTGTGCCATTTATTGCAGAAGGGGCTGCCGTAACTACCTCACGTAACGATGTGGACTACGTTGTTACGGAGTTTGGGGCTGCCAAGTTAAAGGGAAAGACCCTAAAGGAAAGGGCGCTAAGCCTAATCGCAATTGCGCATCCAGACTTTAGAGACTCGCTTATGGTTGAGTTTAATAAGAGATTTGGACGCAAGTAA
- the menD gene encoding 2-succinyl-5-enolpyruvyl-6-hydroxy-3-cyclohexene-1-carboxylic-acid synthase yields MYSNKQNIQQLLSLMLEHGVKHVVLSPGSRNAPLIHSLNQHPSFTCYTIVDERSASYFALGLILKLHQPVAICCTSGTALLNYSSATAEAFYQKLPLLVISADRPIHWIGQADGQTINQKNVLVNFVRKSITLPEIYNDDDKWLCNRLVNEGLLALTVGDIGPVHINIPLSEPLYEFTTEHLPVARKIEKVEGRKELPSSYLEAWGGFKKRMLVVGQHLPNEKFSAAIKALALRGDTVIIAEHTANLSSSSSVAYLEQILTSLTGDEESCFAPDLLLTVGGHIVSKKLKLFLRKNRPVAHWHVGTEVVDTFQSLTNLIDVDATSLVEAIASEELGDLTYNNVWNIRSKVIGTMAEEYLARASYSDLSVFNAIFKSMPSNISLHLGNSTPVRYAQQFVLPDNVRVFSNRGTSGIDGVVSTFAGYSVNTTELSVLLIGELSFLYDSNGLWNRYLSPNCRIVVINNAGGGIFRLIDGPSRSDALEEHIEYSHNQSVENIAKAFGVRYLSASSQDEVEMQVAKLFDCTLQQPTLLEIFTPSKVNAAIYKGYFEHLKTK; encoded by the coding sequence ATGTATTCTAACAAGCAGAATATTCAGCAACTTTTATCTTTGATGCTAGAGCATGGCGTTAAGCATGTAGTGCTTTCTCCTGGTTCTCGCAATGCGCCGCTTATACATTCTTTAAATCAGCATCCATCTTTTACCTGCTATACAATTGTGGATGAGCGTAGCGCTTCCTATTTTGCGCTGGGCCTTATTCTTAAGTTGCACCAGCCGGTTGCTATATGCTGTACCTCTGGTACGGCACTACTCAACTACAGCTCGGCAACAGCAGAGGCATTCTATCAGAAGTTGCCGTTGTTGGTAATATCTGCAGATCGTCCTATTCACTGGATTGGCCAAGCTGATGGGCAAACGATCAATCAAAAGAATGTGCTTGTAAACTTTGTTCGCAAGAGTATTACGCTTCCCGAAATTTATAACGATGATGATAAATGGCTTTGTAATCGTCTTGTCAACGAAGGGCTTTTGGCTCTTACCGTTGGCGATATCGGTCCTGTTCATATAAACATTCCTCTTTCAGAACCGCTTTACGAGTTTACAACCGAACACCTTCCTGTTGCTCGCAAAATTGAGAAAGTGGAAGGACGGAAGGAACTTCCTTCTTCGTATTTGGAGGCATGGGGAGGATTTAAAAAGCGAATGCTAGTGGTAGGGCAGCACCTGCCAAATGAAAAATTTTCAGCAGCGATTAAAGCGCTTGCTCTGCGAGGTGATACGGTGATCATCGCCGAACATACGGCAAATTTATCTTCTTCTTCGTCTGTAGCCTATCTCGAACAGATTCTAACATCCCTAACAGGGGATGAAGAAAGCTGTTTTGCGCCAGATTTGCTGCTGACTGTTGGAGGGCATATAGTATCGAAGAAGTTAAAGCTGTTTTTGCGAAAAAATAGACCTGTTGCGCATTGGCATGTAGGAACAGAGGTGGTTGATACCTTTCAATCGTTAACCAATTTGATAGATGTAGATGCCACCTCGTTGGTGGAGGCCATTGCTTCTGAAGAGTTGGGCGATCTTACTTACAATAATGTATGGAATATTCGGAGTAAGGTTATAGGGACAATGGCGGAAGAGTATCTTGCTCGTGCTTCTTATTCTGATTTATCGGTATTTAATGCCATATTTAAATCGATGCCAAGCAATATTAGTCTGCATTTAGGAAATAGTACGCCAGTTCGCTATGCGCAGCAGTTTGTGCTTCCCGATAATGTTAGAGTATTCAGCAATCGGGGAACAAGCGGAATAGACGGTGTCGTGTCTACGTTTGCAGGATATTCTGTTAATACAACCGAACTGTCTGTGCTTCTCATAGGAGAACTTTCTTTTTTATATGACTCGAATGGATTATGGAATCGTTACTTGTCGCCTAATTGCCGGATTGTAGTAATTAATAATGCGGGAGGAGGTATTTTTAGGTTAATCGATGGTCCTTCTCGTTCGGATGCATTGGAGGAGCATATTGAATATTCCCACAACCAGTCAGTAGAGAATATTGCAAAAGCATTTGGCGTGCGATATTTGTCGGCAAGCAGCCAAGATGAGGTAGAGATGCAGGTTGCCAAACTTTTCGATTGTACCTTGCAGCAGCCCACGCTTCTCGAGATTTTTACTCCATCTAAGGTAAATGCTGCTATTTACAAAGGATATTTTGAACATCTTAAAACAAAATAA
- the menB gene encoding 1,4-dihydroxy-2-naphthoyl-CoA synthase, with amino-acid sequence MADKREWSTIKEYEEILFDYFEGIAKITINRPRYRNAFTPTTVSEMSDALHICREDQRINVIVLTGAGDKAFCAGGDQNVKGIGGYVGKDGVPRLNVLEVQRQIRSMPKPVVAMVNGFAIGGGHVLHIVCDLSIASENAIFGQTGPKVGSFDAGLGSSYLADIVGQKKAREIWFLCRQYSAQEALQMGLVNKVVPFDQLEDEVVDWCHQMMQHSPMALRMLKLGMNADLDGQVGLQEFAGNATLLYYLTAEAQEGKHAFLEKRKPDFHKFPKYP; translated from the coding sequence ATGGCTGATAAAAGAGAATGGTCTACAATTAAAGAGTATGAGGAAATACTTTTTGATTACTTTGAAGGTATTGCAAAGATTACCATAAACCGTCCACGCTATCGTAACGCGTTTACGCCAACTACCGTTAGCGAGATGAGCGACGCGCTACACATTTGTCGCGAGGATCAACGCATCAATGTAATTGTGCTTACAGGTGCTGGCGATAAGGCATTTTGTGCTGGTGGCGACCAAAATGTGAAAGGTATTGGTGGCTATGTAGGTAAAGATGGTGTTCCTCGCCTTAATGTGCTGGAGGTTCAGCGCCAAATTCGTTCGATGCCAAAACCCGTAGTGGCAATGGTAAATGGGTTTGCAATTGGTGGTGGGCACGTGCTACACATCGTTTGCGACCTTTCTATTGCATCTGAGAATGCCATTTTTGGACAGACAGGTCCTAAGGTTGGTAGCTTTGATGCAGGGTTAGGATCGTCCTATCTTGCCGATATTGTAGGACAAAAGAAAGCTCGAGAAATATGGTTCCTTTGCCGTCAGTACAGCGCGCAGGAAGCGCTACAAATGGGATTAGTTAATAAGGTTGTTCCTTTCGATCAGCTCGAGGATGAGGTGGTGGACTGGTGTCACCAGATGATGCAGCATAGCCCAATGGCTCTTCGCATGCTTAAGTTGGGAATGAATGCGGATCTTGACGGTCAGGTAGGACTACAGGAGTTTGCTGGTAATGCAACGCTTCTTTACTATTTAACAGCAGAGGCTCAAGAAGGTAAGCATGCCTTCCTTGAAAAAAGGAAACCAGATTTTCATAAGTTTCCAAAGTATCCATAG
- a CDS encoding 4-hydroxyphenylacetate 3-hydroxylase family protein, with amino-acid sequence MTKEQYIESLRKLNLKVYLFGELIENPVDHPVIRPSLNSVAMTYELAEMEEYKDIMTATSNLTGKRINRFCHLHQSPEDLIKKVKMQRLLGQKTGACFQRCVGMDAFNAIYSTTFEIDEKCGTNYHQRFVEYMKFVQDNDLTVDGAMTDPKGDRGLSPSQQEDPDMYLRIVEERKDGIVVRGAKAHQTGAVNSHEHLIMPTIAMKEEDKNYAVAFACPSDAEGIVMIYGRQSCDSRKLEAGADIDLGNSQFGGHEALVIFNDVFVPWERVFLCKEYEFAGMMVERFAGYHRQSYGGCKVGVGDVLIGASALAADYNGAAKASHIKDKLIEMTHLNETLYSCGIACSCEGKKTKAGNYQIDLLLANVCKQNVTRFPYEIARLAEDIAGGIMVTMPSEQDFRDKKIGHYVEKYLKGAVGVDTENRMRVLRLIENITLGTAAVGYRTESMHGAGSPQAQRIMIARQGNITGKKELAKKLAKVDETKNRK; translated from the coding sequence ATGACAAAAGAACAATACATCGAAAGTTTAAGGAAACTCAACCTAAAGGTTTATCTTTTTGGAGAACTTATTGAGAATCCTGTTGATCACCCAGTGATTCGTCCTTCGTTGAACTCTGTAGCCATGACATACGAGCTGGCTGAAATGGAGGAGTACAAGGATATCATGACTGCTACATCTAACCTAACAGGTAAGAGAATCAACCGTTTTTGCCACCTTCACCAAAGTCCAGAAGATTTGATTAAGAAGGTTAAGATGCAGCGTTTACTAGGACAAAAAACTGGAGCATGCTTTCAACGTTGTGTTGGAATGGATGCGTTTAACGCAATCTATTCAACCACTTTCGAAATAGACGAAAAATGCGGTACTAACTACCACCAACGTTTTGTTGAGTACATGAAGTTTGTACAAGATAACGACCTTACCGTTGATGGTGCTATGACCGACCCTAAGGGGGATAGAGGCCTTTCTCCTTCTCAGCAGGAAGATCCAGATATGTACCTTCGAATTGTTGAAGAGCGCAAGGATGGTATCGTAGTTAGAGGTGCTAAGGCTCACCAGACTGGTGCTGTTAACTCTCACGAGCACCTTATCATGCCAACTATTGCCATGAAGGAAGAAGACAAAAATTATGCGGTAGCATTTGCTTGTCCTTCTGATGCTGAAGGTATTGTAATGATTTACGGAAGACAATCTTGCGATAGCCGTAAGCTGGAGGCTGGTGCTGACATCGATTTGGGTAACTCTCAATTTGGTGGACACGAGGCGTTGGTAATTTTCAACGACGTATTTGTTCCTTGGGAGCGCGTATTCCTTTGCAAGGAGTATGAGTTTGCAGGAATGATGGTTGAGCGTTTTGCTGGCTACCACCGTCAATCTTACGGAGGATGTAAGGTTGGTGTTGGTGACGTTCTTATTGGTGCTTCTGCTCTAGCTGCTGACTATAACGGTGCTGCTAAGGCTAGCCATATTAAGGATAAGCTTATCGAAATGACTCACCTTAACGAAACGCTATACTCTTGCGGTATTGCTTGCTCTTGCGAAGGAAAGAAGACTAAGGCTGGTAACTACCAAATCGACCTTCTTCTTGCAAACGTTTGTAAGCAAAATGTAACCCGTTTCCCATACGAAATTGCTCGCCTTGCCGAGGATATCGCAGGTGGAATTATGGTAACCATGCCTTCTGAGCAAGATTTTAGAGATAAGAAGATTGGTCACTATGTAGAGAAATACCTAAAGGGTGCAGTTGGCGTTGATACCGAAAACAGAATGCGCGTACTTCGTCTTATTGAAAATATCACCCTTGGTACTGCTGCTGTTGGATACCGTACAGAGTCTATGCACGGAGCTGGTTCTCCTCAGGCTCAACGTATCATGATTGCCCGTCAAGGAAATATTACAGGCAAGAAAGAACTTGCCAAGAAGCTTGCTAAGGTAGACGAAACAAAAAATCGTAAGTAG
- a CDS encoding 4-hydroxybutyrate dehydrogenase, with the protein MQFFKLKTRISKFDDFGGFAQDFNLSDKDLVITNEFLYEPFMKPLNLPCHFVMQEKYGFGEPSDEMMNSILNDVKKLDFNRVIAVGGGTVIDISKLFVLKGLTNVVDAFERKIELVKEKELVIIPTTCGTGSEVTNISIAEIKSKQTKMGLAVDELLADDAVLIPELLRGLPYKFYVFSSIDALIHAVESFVSPKSNPYTQIYCKAAIESILDIFVKIGQQGPEYRFERLEDMLVASNYAGIAFGNTGVGAVHALSYPLGGNYHVPHGEANYQFFTEVFKLYNKKNPTGCIAEVNKLMADKLGTTTENVYNKLEEVLSALLSKNKLSSYGMKESEIEAFTQSVFEKQGRLLANNYVELSKEEVSEIYRSLF; encoded by the coding sequence TTGCAATTTTTCAAGTTAAAAACCAGAATAAGCAAGTTTGACGATTTTGGAGGCTTTGCCCAAGATTTCAACTTGTCGGATAAAGATTTAGTTATTACCAACGAGTTTCTTTATGAGCCTTTCATGAAGCCACTTAATCTTCCCTGCCACTTTGTGATGCAGGAGAAGTACGGTTTTGGAGAGCCTTCGGACGAGATGATGAACAGCATCTTGAACGACGTGAAGAAGCTTGATTTTAATCGTGTAATTGCAGTTGGAGGTGGTACTGTAATTGATATTTCGAAGCTTTTTGTACTTAAAGGGCTTACCAACGTGGTTGATGCTTTCGAGCGTAAGATCGAGCTGGTAAAGGAGAAGGAGTTGGTTATTATTCCTACTACCTGCGGAACAGGTAGTGAGGTTACCAACATCTCTATCGCCGAAATTAAGTCGAAGCAAACCAAAATGGGGCTTGCCGTAGATGAGCTACTGGCAGACGACGCGGTGCTTATTCCAGAGCTTCTTCGTGGTCTTCCATATAAGTTCTACGTATTTAGCTCAATTGATGCGCTAATCCATGCTGTAGAGTCGTTCGTTTCTCCAAAATCGAACCCATACACTCAGATTTACTGCAAGGCAGCCATTGAGAGCATTCTTGACATCTTTGTAAAGATTGGTCAGCAAGGACCAGAATACCGATTCGAGCGCTTGGAAGATATGCTAGTTGCTAGCAACTACGCTGGCATTGCTTTCGGAAATACCGGAGTAGGTGCAGTTCACGCTCTATCGTATCCACTTGGAGGAAACTACCACGTTCCTCATGGCGAAGCGAACTACCAGTTCTTTACCGAAGTGTTTAAGCTGTACAACAAAAAGAATCCTACAGGCTGCATTGCTGAAGTTAATAAGCTAATGGCAGATAAGCTGGGAACTACCACCGAGAATGTTTACAACAAGCTCGAGGAGGTATTAAGCGCTCTTCTTTCGAAAAACAAGCTTAGCAGCTACGGAATGAAGGAAAGCGAAATCGAAGCGTTTACGCAAAGCGTATTTGAAAAGCAAGGACGTTTACTTGCCAACAACTACGTTGAATTGTCTAAGGAAGAAGTAAGTGAAATTTATAGGTCTTTATTCTAA